The bacterium genome includes a window with the following:
- a CDS encoding sigma 54-interacting transcriptional regulator yields the protein MVPSLLPPLAPPTDADVPAALLSALFHSTPDGVIAVDLRRRIIAVNPAGLATLGADADTVVGRPCWEVLRTPLCRDDCPLLRALATGRPVVNRLVEVRDAADRPHTVSLSCSLLRADDGRLLGGVETFRSVERMRELVDAADRDLPLPGVASRDGQMRHIFAVLPTLAAAESSVLILGETGTGKSLVARTIHRLSPRRDGPLVTVNCGALPETLLESEIFGYRAGAFTGAVRDRKGRIAAAHGGTLFLDEIGDMSPAMQVKLLRFLQDRVYEPLGDDRPHTADVRILAATHRDLSALVAAGAFREDLYYRINVLGIELPPLRERRRDIPLLAQTCLDRLARTRGKPCEGITPAAFARLAAYPFPGNIRELENVIEHAYVLTRDPLIDVEHLPERVRRAGGAGPAATRTLARVEAEFLLEVLERHGGHRQRAADELGIHKSTLLRRARRLGVTLPERDGRAGGDGGDQAPRTSRAGTTRT from the coding sequence ATGGTGCCGTCGCTCCTGCCTCCCCTCGCACCGCCGACCGACGCCGACGTTCCCGCCGCGCTGCTCTCGGCCCTCTTCCACAGCACCCCGGACGGCGTGATCGCGGTCGACCTCCGCCGCCGCATCATCGCGGTCAATCCGGCTGGGCTGGCGACCCTCGGTGCCGACGCCGATACGGTCGTGGGCCGGCCCTGCTGGGAGGTGCTGCGCACGCCGCTCTGCCGCGACGACTGTCCGCTGCTGCGGGCCCTGGCCACCGGCCGACCGGTCGTCAACCGCCTCGTCGAGGTGCGGGACGCCGCCGACCGCCCCCACACGGTGTCGCTCTCCTGTTCCCTGCTGCGCGCCGACGACGGCCGCCTGCTCGGCGGCGTCGAGACCTTCCGCAGCGTCGAGCGCATGCGCGAACTGGTGGACGCGGCCGACCGCGACCTGCCCCTGCCCGGGGTCGCCTCCCGCGACGGCCAGATGCGCCACATCTTCGCCGTGCTGCCCACCCTCGCCGCGGCCGAGAGCTCGGTGCTCATCCTCGGCGAGACGGGCACGGGCAAGAGCCTCGTGGCCCGCACGATCCACCGGCTCAGCCCGCGCCGCGACGGCCCGCTGGTCACGGTGAACTGCGGCGCCCTGCCCGAGACGCTGCTCGAGTCGGAGATCTTCGGCTACCGGGCCGGCGCGTTCACCGGCGCGGTGCGCGACCGCAAGGGGCGCATCGCCGCGGCCCACGGCGGCACCCTCTTCCTCGACGAGATCGGCGACATGTCGCCGGCCATGCAGGTGAAGCTGCTGCGCTTCCTGCAGGACCGGGTCTACGAGCCGCTGGGCGACGACCGGCCGCACACCGCCGACGTGCGCATCCTCGCGGCGACGCACCGGGACCTCTCCGCCCTGGTGGCCGCGGGCGCCTTCCGCGAGGACCTCTACTACCGGATCAACGTCCTGGGGATCGAGTTGCCGCCCCTGCGCGAGCGGCGGCGGGACATTCCGCTCCTGGCCCAGACCTGCCTCGACCGCCTGGCGCGCACGCGGGGCAAGCCGTGCGAGGGCATCACGCCGGCGGCCTTCGCGCGGCTCGCGGCCTACCCCTTCCCGGGCAACATCCGCGAGCTGGAGAACGTGATCGAGCACGCCTACGTGCTGACCCGGGACCCGCTGATCGACGTGGAGCATCTGCCCGAGCGGGTGCGGCGGGCCGGCGGCGCGGGCCCCGCGGCGACGCGGACCCTGGCCCGGGTGGAGGCCGAGTTCCTGCTCGAGGTGCTCGAACGGCACGGCGGCCATCGCCAGCGGGCCGCCGACGAACTCGGCATCCACAAGTCGACGCTGCTGCGCCGGGCGCGGCGGTTGGGGGTGACGCTGCCGGAGCGGGACGGGCGCGCGGGCGGGGACGGTGGGGATCAGGCCCCGCGGACGTCCCGCGCGGGAACGACCCGAACGTAG
- a CDS encoding dipeptide epimerase: MRIRAVEAWPVAMTLAEPYTIAYETVDRADNVFLRLDAGPVGGCGCAAPDLPVTGETAAETLAVLSGPVADALRGADPLRPAAALARVGDLLADRPSARAAVDMALWDLVGRQAGLPLWRLWGGYRTRIRTSVTIGILPVDETVTRARDFLAQGFRCLKIKGGLDPDGDAERVHRVREAVGPGVALRFDANQGYDVAQSLAFVAAVRGAKLELIEQPTPHGEPGLLGEVTAAVHLPIMADESLRTLRDAFRLARRDLADMANIKLMKVGGPTTARHIDAVARAAGLEVMVGCLDEAALGIAAGLHFALSSSNVHFADLDGHLDLRDDPTAGAVILRDGWLLPTDAPGLGFVI; encoded by the coding sequence ATGCGGATCCGCGCCGTCGAGGCCTGGCCCGTCGCCATGACCCTGGCCGAGCCCTACACCATCGCCTACGAGACCGTGGACCGGGCCGACAACGTCTTCCTGCGGCTCGACGCCGGACCCGTCGGCGGCTGCGGGTGCGCGGCGCCCGACCTGCCGGTCACGGGCGAGACCGCCGCCGAGACCCTGGCCGTGCTGTCCGGCCCCGTGGCCGACGCCCTGCGCGGCGCCGACCCCCTGCGGCCCGCCGCGGCCCTGGCCCGGGTGGGCGACCTGCTCGCCGACCGTCCGTCGGCCCGCGCCGCCGTGGACATGGCCCTCTGGGACCTGGTCGGCCGCCAGGCCGGCCTGCCCCTGTGGCGGTTGTGGGGCGGGTACCGCACGCGCATCCGCACCAGCGTGACCATCGGCATCCTGCCCGTCGACGAGACCGTGACCCGGGCCCGCGACTTCCTGGCCCAGGGCTTCCGCTGCCTCAAGATCAAGGGCGGCCTCGACCCGGACGGCGACGCCGAGCGCGTCCACCGCGTCCGCGAGGCCGTCGGGCCCGGCGTGGCCCTGCGCTTCGACGCCAACCAGGGCTACGACGTGGCGCAGAGCCTGGCCTTCGTGGCGGCGGTGCGCGGCGCGAAGCTCGAACTCATCGAGCAGCCCACGCCCCACGGCGAACCCGGATTGCTGGGCGAGGTCACCGCGGCGGTGCACCTGCCGATCATGGCCGACGAGAGCCTGCGCACCCTGCGCGACGCCTTCCGCCTGGCCCGCCGCGACCTGGCCGACATGGCGAACATCAAGCTGATGAAGGTGGGGGGCCCGACCACCGCGCGCCACATCGACGCCGTGGCGCGCGCCGCGGGCCTGGAGGTCATGGTGGGTTGCCTGGACGAGGCCGCCCTGGGCATCGCCGCCGGCCTGCACTTCGCCCTCTCGAGCAGCAACGTCCACTTCGCCGACCTCGACGGGCACCTCGACCTGCGCGACGATCCGACCGCCGGCGCGGTGATCCTGCGCGACGGCTGGCTCCTGCCCACCGACGCGCCGGGCCTGGGCTTCGTGATCTGA